CCGTGCCAGGCGGCGAGGAGAGCCAGTCGCAGTTCGAGCCCGTCGCAGCTGAACAGCGTCGAGACGATCGTCCCGGTGCTCGTGAGCAGCTGCGCGAGGGTCGAGGCCGCCGCGGGGAGCCGCCCGCGGCGGCGGCCGACGACCTGGGGGCAGAGCGGACCCTGTCCGCTGAGCGCCCCCGAGATCTCGGGGACCCGGCGGAACAGGTCGGCGAGGTCGGCGGCGCTGAACGACTCCAGCGCGGCGCGGCGGGCGGCGACGGCATCGTTGGGCACGCGTTTCCCCTGGCAGCGTCGGGCACGGTCTCGCGCGTCCGCGCGGGGGAAGGCTGGGCAGGATAGCGCCGGGCGGGGCGTTGAGGGCGCAACCGCCGGCGCATCCTTACAGTGCGCGCATGTCGAAGGCGGGGCGGTTGCGGCCATGATCGGCGACCGCCTCGAGGCCGCCGCCCGGCAGGGCGCCGCGGCCGTGTCGTGACGTCGATCGAGATCCGCGAGCTCCAACCCGGCGACCGCGACGGCGTCGGCCGCCTGCTGCTGGAGGCCTACGATTCTTCGGGCCCCTTCGACGAGCCCTACCGCCGCTTCCTCGGCGACCCGAAGCGGTGGGTGCCGGGAGCCACCACCGTGTTCGTCGCGGAGCGCGACGGCCGGGTCGTCGGTGTTGTGGCGTTCACCCTCCCCGGCGACCGCGAGTTCGAGACGATGCTGCTTCCCGTGGCCGACTGCGGGTTCCGGTTCCTGGCCGTCGACCCGACCGCTCAGCGGTCAGGCGCCGGCCGGGCGCTGGTCGGCGCATGTCTCGACGCCGCACGTGAGCAGGGGTGCCGCCGCATGGTGATCCACTCGATGTGGTTCATGACGGCGGCGCACCGCCTGTACGAGCAGCTGGGGTTCGTGCGCCGCCCCGACCTCGACGTGCGGTTCCCGTCGGGTGTCGGCCACGCCTTCCAGCGTGACCTCATCCCCGACGCCGACCAGCACTTCCCACCGCCGGATGCGGTCCCCGACGAGCCACCGTGGTACGAGGACGTGTGGCGGGGGATCTGATTCAGGAGGCGAACCCGAGATGCAACGCACGATCACCGAGGTCGCGGTCGGTGTCGCCGCGGCGCTGGCGGCCATTGTGATGATTGCGCTGCCGACGTTGTTCCGGGGCGAGGCGGGCGGGGGACGGGTCGAGTTGGGCCTGATCCTGGTCGCCTACGCGCTGGTCGGCGTGGCTGCGGCCGCGTTCCACCAGCGTGTGGGGCGCGTCGCCGCGGGGATCGTGGCTGCTGCTATGTTGGCCGCGATCGTCGTTCACCCGGCGCTGCCGTTCTTCGGCCGCCCGACGTGGGTCCCCGACATGCTGGCACGGGTCGATCCGGCCGTCGCCGCTGTCGTTGCCGGGGTCGCCGGCCACCGCTTGCGCCGCTAGCACCCAGCGTGACGAAGCTCCGCGGCTGGTTGCACGCCACCGTATGGTCCACGGCCGGGCTGGCGGCCGCGTCCGGGTTCGGTCAGTTCGGTGTGATCGCGCTTCTCGGCGACCTGGCCGAAGCGTTCGGCGAGCCAGCCGGTGGCGGCGGGATACCGCAGGTGGGGATGGCTGCGACCACCGTCGGCCTGGGTCTCGCGGTCATCCGGCTGGCGTCGCTGGCGAGCTTGCCGGCCGCCAGCATCGCCGACCGGTTCGGTCGACGCCGGGTACTGATCGCCGTCTGCGCCGCTGGCCTGGGGTTCACCGTCGTGTCTGCTGCGTCGCCGAGCTGGTGGTGGTTCGTGGCGATCCTGGCGCTGGGCC
This genomic interval from Actinomycetota bacterium contains the following:
- a CDS encoding GNAT family N-acetyltransferase translates to MTSIEIRELQPGDRDGVGRLLLEAYDSSGPFDEPYRRFLGDPKRWVPGATTVFVAERDGRVVGVVAFTLPGDREFETMLLPVADCGFRFLAVDPTAQRSGAGRALVGACLDAAREQGCRRMVIHSMWFMTAAHRLYEQLGFVRRPDLDVRFPSGVGHAFQRDLIPDADQHFPPPDAVPDEPPWYEDVWRGI